Part of the Immundisolibacter sp. genome is shown below.
AGCCCGCCGCAGTCCGGCCAGGTCAATGGCCCCGTCCGTATTCCAGACAGGCAGGGTACGGGTAAAGGCCAGGTCCAGGACTGCCGGGTCGTAAGCAGGGGCTTGCTTCAGAAGCAGGGCGCGCAGGGCTTCCGGATGCGCCTGACAGTGACGTACACCGCGCAGATATGCGCGCAGCAAGCGGCGCAGCAGGTCGGGTTGTTGCTCTACAAACGCTGCCCGCGCCACTAACAGTCCCCACTGGAAATGCGGCTCGGCGATGCTCGCCGCATCCACCACGCGCAGGACACCCGCCGCTTCCCCCTGCGCTACCAGGGGTTCCACCATGAGCTGGGCGGACAGCCCACCGCTTGCCATGCCATCGACGGTTTCGTACCGGCTCCACAGCTCGTGGTAGCGCACGTCCCGATCCGGATCGAGTCCGGCACGGGTTAGCAGCATGCGCATCAGGTGGCCATCGCAACTGCCTCTGGACAGCACGCCGACGGTGCAGCCGCGCAGCTGGGCAAGGTCCGTGATCTCCGGCCGCACCACCAGCAGGAAGTGATCCAGGTTGCCGATGACGCTGCTGGCGACGATGCGTCCGTCCGGAAAGCTGCCGTTGCCGACTGCCTGCAGGAACGGCGGGGTGCCCATGCGGCCAAGGTCAATCTCGCCGCGACCCATGGCCTTGGCCAGCGCATCACCGCCCGCCACCACGCGGATGCTCAAGTCGATGCCTTCGTCGGCAAAGAAGCCCTGCTCGAGCGCCATCAGAAACGGCCAGTCGTGCTGGCCGCCCTGGTTGGCGTGGCCCCAGGTGAAGGGGCTGAGGCTGGGTCGCGTCATGGAACTGGGCCGGGTTTGTGCGGACAACCGAGTGATTGATGGAACAGGGCGCGTGGATCGTCAAGGCAAGGGGCCATCCCTGGCCCGTTTCGGTTGTCAGGCGGTCTCAAACGTCCTTGGTCAGCTCGTAGGATTGCAGGCCGGGCTTGAACTCGCGCTTCTTGAACGAGACCAGCGCCGTGCGGACCCAGTCGTCGTTGGTCTCACGGGACAGTTCCCACATCTTGGCCATTTCGTAGTCGATGGCCGCCTCGAAGTCCATTCCTTTGACTTTCTCGTAGACCTCCTTGGTCTTGCCGAGCACGACGCGGCCCAGGCGGGTCAGCATTTTCACCACGCGTTCGGCTTCGGCATCCAGCCCGGCCCGGGGTACAGCGTTGGTGGCGTAGCCCATTTCCAGCGCCTGCTTGCCGGTGAACGTCTCGCCGGTCAGAGCGTAGTAGAGGGCTTTTTTGCGGGACGGGATGTTGTTGGCGTAAGCCCATGTGGTGCCACCGCCGGGAAAGATGCCGAAGTTGATCTCGGACAGGCCCCAGGTCGACTCCTCCGCCGCGATCACGATATCCAGGATACCGGCCAGCGCCATGCCGCCTCCGAAGCACCAGCCGTTGACCTTGCCGATGGTGACCGCCGAGTTGTTTTTCAGGCGCGTGAACCAGCCGAAGGCATCGTGGTTGATCTGCGCCATCAGTTCCGGCTTGTCGAATGGCTCAAGGAAGCATTGCTCCAGGTCCATTCCGGCACAAAATGCATCGCCCGCGCCGGTGATGACAATCACTTTGCAGCGTGCGGCGGCGATTTCGTCGAGCACCTTGCACATCTCAGCATGCAGGGTAGGGCTCATGCAGTTTCGCTTCTCGGGCCGGTTGAACGTGACGTACGCGGCGGTGTCCTTGATGTCCAGCAATACAGTCTGGTATGTGCTCATGGCGCTCCTCTCGATGGCTTGGATTATTTCTTGATGAGTGAGGACGCGCGGTGCTTTTGCTGCGCGCCGCGGACCTTGACCCTTCGGCGAGGGGTAGCCGCCCGCGTAATGTAGCAGCCTGGGTGATGCCATTGCGCGGTGTCCGAGTCAGGTCTATAACAAACACTCGGTCGGGAACCCGGGAGCTGCCACGCACAG
Proteins encoded:
- a CDS encoding ABC transporter substrate-binding protein, giving the protein MTRPSLSPFTWGHANQGGQHDWPFLMALEQGFFADEGIDLSIRVVAGGDALAKAMGRGEIDLGRMGTPPFLQAVGNGSFPDGRIVASSVIGNLDHFLLVVRPEITDLAQLRGCTVGVLSRGSCDGHLMRMLLTRAGLDPDRDVRYHELWSRYETVDGMASGGLSAQLMVEPLVAQGEAAGVLRVVDAASIAEPHFQWGLLVARAAFVEQQPDLLRRLLRAYLRGVRHCQAHPEALRALLLKQAPAYDPAVLDLAFTRTLPVWNTDGAIDLAGLRRA
- a CDS encoding p-hydroxycinnamoyl CoA hydratase/lyase; protein product: MSTYQTVLLDIKDTAAYVTFNRPEKRNCMSPTLHAEMCKVLDEIAAARCKVIVITGAGDAFCAGMDLEQCFLEPFDKPELMAQINHDAFGWFTRLKNNSAVTIGKVNGWCFGGGMALAGILDIVIAAEESTWGLSEINFGIFPGGGTTWAYANNIPSRKKALYYALTGETFTGKQALEMGYATNAVPRAGLDAEAERVVKMLTRLGRVVLGKTKEVYEKVKGMDFEAAIDYEMAKMWELSRETNDDWVRTALVSFKKREFKPGLQSYELTKDV